The Colius striatus isolate bColStr4 chromosome 24, bColStr4.1.hap1, whole genome shotgun sequence genome includes a window with the following:
- the WDTC1 gene encoding WD and tetratricopeptide repeats protein 1 isoform X2 has protein sequence MLGCTEALPIASFRLPHCKKMAKANITRDIIHRQIKERGALGFERHYHVTDPFIRRLGLEAELQGHSGCVNCLEWNEKGDLLASGSDDQHTIVWDPLHHKKLLSMHTGHTANIFSVKFLPHSGDRILITGAADSKVHVHDLTVKETIHMFGDHTNRVKRIATAPMWPNTFWSAAEDGLIRQYDLRENSKRSEVLIDLTEYCGQLVEAKCLTVNPQDNNYLAVGASGPFVRLYDIRMIHNHRKSVKQSPSAGVHTFCDRQKPLPDGAAQYYVAGHLPVKLPDYNNRLRVLVATYVTFSPDGTELLVNMGGEQVYLFDLTYKQRPYTFLLPKKCHTSGEVQNGKTSTNGVSNGIHLHSNGFRLAEGRAHGSPQVELPPYLERIKQQANEAFACQLWTQAIQLYSKAVQKAPNNAMLYGNRAAAYMKRKWDGDHYDALRDCLKAISLNPCHLKAHFRLARCLFELKYVAEALECLDDFKGKFPEQAHSSACDALDRDINAALFSKSDNAEDKKGGGPIRLRATGRKDSISEDEMVLRERSYDYKFRYCGHCNTTTDIKEANFFGRVEKGDRKPPCVVA, from the exons ATGCTTGGATGCACAGAAGCTCTTCCCATAGCTTCCTTTCGTCTGCCCCACTGCAAGAAGATGGCAAAAGCAAACATTACCAGAGACATCATCCACAGACAGATCAAG gagaggggTGCACTGGGCTTTGAACGACACTATCACGTCACCGATCCCTTCATCCGACGCCTGGGCCtagaggcagagctgcag gGTCACTCTGGGTGTGTCAACTGTCTAGAATGGAATGAAAAAGGAGA CTTGTTGGCCTCTGGCTCTGATGACCAGCATACCATTGTCTGGGATCCTCTGCACCACAAGAAACTCCTTTCTATGCATACAGGACATACTGCAAACATCTTCTCTGTCAAG TTCTTGCCACATTCAGGGGACCGGATCCTCATCACGGGAGCTGCAGATTCCAAGGTGCATGTCCATGACTTGACTGTCAAGGAGACCATCCACATGTTTGGAGATCACACCAACAGAGTTAAACGGATTGCCACAGCTCCCATGTGGCCTAACACCTTCTGGAGTGCAGCAGAAGATGGGCTGATCAG ACAGTACGACCTGAGGGAGAACAGCAAACGTTCAGAAGTCCTGATAGACCTGACAGAATACTGTGGGCAGCTGGTGGAGGCCAAATGCCTGACAGTCAACCCCCAGGACAACAACTACTTGGCAGTAGGGGCAAGTGGACCCTTTGTGAGGCTCTACGACATACGCATGATCCACAACCACAG GAAAAGCGTGAAGCAGAGTCCTTCTGCTGGAGTGCACACGTTCTGTGACCGACAGAAACCCCTCCCAGATGGAGCAGCACAGTACTACGTGGCAG GGCACCTTCCAGTGAAGCTTCCAGACTACAACAACCGCCTGAGAGTTCTGGTGGCCACGTACGTCACCTTCAGTCCCGATGGCACCGAGCTCTTGGTCAACATGGGAGGGGAGCAG GTCTATTTGTTTGATCTAACATACAAACAGCGACCGTACACTTTTCTCCTCCCAAAGAAGTGCCACACTTCAGGAG AAGTGCAGAATGGCAAAACCTCCACCAACGGGGTGTCGAACGGCATCCACCTCCACAGCAACGGCTTCCGCCTGGCTGAGGGCAGGGCACATGGCAG TCCCCAAGTGGAGTTACCTCCATATCTGGAGAGAATCAAGCAGCAAGCCAACGAAGCCTTTGCTTGCCAGCTGTGGACACAAGCCATCCAGCTATACAGCAAAGCAGTCCAGAAAGCCCCCAACAATGCCATGCTGTACGgaaacagagctgctgcctaCATGAAGCGCAAGTG ggatggggaccATTATGATGCTTTAAGAGACTGCTTGAAGGCCATATCCTTAAATCCATGCCACCTGAAGGCCCATTTCCGTCTTGCCCGCTGTCTCTTTGAACTCAAGTACGTGGCAGAGGCTCTGGAGTGTCTGGATGACTTTAAAGGGAAGTTCCCAGAACAAGCCCACAGCAGTGCCTGCGATGCGCTCGACAGAGACATCAACGCAGCCCTGTTCTCCAAGAGTGATAATG CTGAAGACAAAAAAGGGGGTGGCCCCATCCGGCTGCGAGCCACGGGCCGCAAGGATTCCATCTCTGAGGACGAGATGGTGCTGAGGGAGCGCAGCTATGACTACAAATTCCGATATTGTGGCCACTGTAACACTACCACAGACATCAAAGAGGCCAATTTCTTTGGCAG GGTTGAAAAAGGTGACAGAAAGCCTCCTTGTGTGGTTGCATGA
- the WDTC1 gene encoding WD and tetratricopeptide repeats protein 1 isoform X1, whose product MLGCTEALPIASFRLPHCKKMAKANITRDIIHRQIKERGALGFERHYHVTDPFIRRLGLEAELQGHSGCVNCLEWNEKGDLLASGSDDQHTIVWDPLHHKKLLSMHTGHTANIFSVKFLPHSGDRILITGAADSKVHVHDLTVKETIHMFGDHTNRVKRIATAPMWPNTFWSAAEDGLIRQYDLRENSKRSEVLIDLTEYCGQLVEAKCLTVNPQDNNYLAVGASGPFVRLYDIRMIHNHRKSVKQSPSAGVHTFCDRQKPLPDGAAQYYVAGHLPVKLPDYNNRLRVLVATYVTFSPDGTELLVNMGGEQVYLFDLTYKQRPYTFLLPKKCHTSGEVQNGKTSTNGVSNGIHLHSNGFRLAEGRAHGSPQVELPPYLERIKQQANEAFACQLWTQAIQLYSKAVQKAPNNAMLYGNRAAAYMKRKWDGDHYDALRDCLKAISLNPCHLKAHFRLARCLFELKYVAEALECLDDFKGKFPEQAHSSACDALDRDINAALFSKSDNAEDKKGGGPIRLRATGRKDSISEDEMVLRERSYDYKFRYCGHCNTTTDIKEANFFGSNAQYIVSGSDDGSFFIWEKETTNLVRVLQGDESIVNCLQPHPSYCFLATSGIDPVVRLWNPRPESETLNGRVVVDMEGASQANQRRMNADPLEVMLMNMGYRITGLTSAGAGGSDDEDSSEGQVQCRPS is encoded by the exons ATGCTTGGATGCACAGAAGCTCTTCCCATAGCTTCCTTTCGTCTGCCCCACTGCAAGAAGATGGCAAAAGCAAACATTACCAGAGACATCATCCACAGACAGATCAAG gagaggggTGCACTGGGCTTTGAACGACACTATCACGTCACCGATCCCTTCATCCGACGCCTGGGCCtagaggcagagctgcag gGTCACTCTGGGTGTGTCAACTGTCTAGAATGGAATGAAAAAGGAGA CTTGTTGGCCTCTGGCTCTGATGACCAGCATACCATTGTCTGGGATCCTCTGCACCACAAGAAACTCCTTTCTATGCATACAGGACATACTGCAAACATCTTCTCTGTCAAG TTCTTGCCACATTCAGGGGACCGGATCCTCATCACGGGAGCTGCAGATTCCAAGGTGCATGTCCATGACTTGACTGTCAAGGAGACCATCCACATGTTTGGAGATCACACCAACAGAGTTAAACGGATTGCCACAGCTCCCATGTGGCCTAACACCTTCTGGAGTGCAGCAGAAGATGGGCTGATCAG ACAGTACGACCTGAGGGAGAACAGCAAACGTTCAGAAGTCCTGATAGACCTGACAGAATACTGTGGGCAGCTGGTGGAGGCCAAATGCCTGACAGTCAACCCCCAGGACAACAACTACTTGGCAGTAGGGGCAAGTGGACCCTTTGTGAGGCTCTACGACATACGCATGATCCACAACCACAG GAAAAGCGTGAAGCAGAGTCCTTCTGCTGGAGTGCACACGTTCTGTGACCGACAGAAACCCCTCCCAGATGGAGCAGCACAGTACTACGTGGCAG GGCACCTTCCAGTGAAGCTTCCAGACTACAACAACCGCCTGAGAGTTCTGGTGGCCACGTACGTCACCTTCAGTCCCGATGGCACCGAGCTCTTGGTCAACATGGGAGGGGAGCAG GTCTATTTGTTTGATCTAACATACAAACAGCGACCGTACACTTTTCTCCTCCCAAAGAAGTGCCACACTTCAGGAG AAGTGCAGAATGGCAAAACCTCCACCAACGGGGTGTCGAACGGCATCCACCTCCACAGCAACGGCTTCCGCCTGGCTGAGGGCAGGGCACATGGCAG TCCCCAAGTGGAGTTACCTCCATATCTGGAGAGAATCAAGCAGCAAGCCAACGAAGCCTTTGCTTGCCAGCTGTGGACACAAGCCATCCAGCTATACAGCAAAGCAGTCCAGAAAGCCCCCAACAATGCCATGCTGTACGgaaacagagctgctgcctaCATGAAGCGCAAGTG ggatggggaccATTATGATGCTTTAAGAGACTGCTTGAAGGCCATATCCTTAAATCCATGCCACCTGAAGGCCCATTTCCGTCTTGCCCGCTGTCTCTTTGAACTCAAGTACGTGGCAGAGGCTCTGGAGTGTCTGGATGACTTTAAAGGGAAGTTCCCAGAACAAGCCCACAGCAGTGCCTGCGATGCGCTCGACAGAGACATCAACGCAGCCCTGTTCTCCAAGAGTGATAATG CTGAAGACAAAAAAGGGGGTGGCCCCATCCGGCTGCGAGCCACGGGCCGCAAGGATTCCATCTCTGAGGACGAGATGGTGCTGAGGGAGCGCAGCTATGACTACAAATTCCGATATTGTGGCCACTGTAACACTACCACAGACATCAAAGAGGCCAATTTCTTTGGCAG CAATGCACAGTACATAGTCAGTGGGTCAGACGACGGCTCCTTCTTCatctgggaaaaagaaaccaccaACCTCGTTCGAGTGCTGCAGGGAGACGAGTCCATTGTGAATTGtctccagcctcatcccagtTACTGTTTCCTGGCCACCAGTGGCATTGACCCAGTGGTACGGCTGTGGAACCCCAGGCCAGAG AGTGAGACCCTTAATGGGCGTGTGGTTGTGGACATGGAAGGTGCTTCCCAGGCCAACCAGCGGCGGATGAACGCGGACCCGCTGGAGGTGATGCTGATGAACATGGGGTACCGGATCACGGGACTGaccagtgctggggctgggggctcagACGACGAGGACAGCTCAGAGGGGCAAGTCCAGTGCCGACCCAGCTAA